A window of the Kosakonia radicincitans DSM 16656 genome harbors these coding sequences:
- a CDS encoding GGDEF domain-containing protein yields MQIPATPVDEEQRLASLHDSGLLEGGVTERLDRLTRLAKRMFNVQAALITLLDEDTLYFKSCDGYTRAETVPRKISFCGHAILHPEPLIIPDSARDERFADNPLVTSDKPIRFYAGHPLRLPDGAVVGAFCLIDNEPRELSTADLDSLKDFATIVEDEFAVMSAATTDELTGLFNRRGFDSLAKFAIYGARRRAEPLTLAWIDLDNFKEINDTWGHAEGDEALKAMSSVMTASLREADLRVRYGGDEFAIVFSDTDEQGAWIAMQHLVEQVEAWNQTSGKAWKLLFSWGVSEFDHNGNGGLHPWIKDADQKMYAMKTRNNRTR; encoded by the coding sequence ATGCAAATACCTGCTACTCCCGTGGATGAAGAGCAACGTCTTGCTTCACTACACGATTCCGGACTGCTTGAAGGCGGCGTCACTGAGCGGCTTGATCGCCTGACCCGGCTGGCTAAACGCATGTTTAACGTGCAGGCAGCGCTGATTACGCTGTTGGACGAAGATACCCTGTATTTTAAATCCTGTGATGGTTACACCCGTGCAGAAACAGTACCCCGGAAAATCTCCTTTTGCGGGCACGCCATTTTGCACCCGGAACCGTTGATCATCCCGGATAGTGCTCGTGATGAACGCTTTGCCGATAATCCGCTGGTTACCAGTGACAAACCGATCCGTTTTTATGCCGGGCATCCGCTGCGTCTGCCGGATGGTGCGGTCGTGGGAGCGTTTTGTCTGATCGACAATGAACCGCGCGAATTAAGCACTGCTGATCTGGATAGCCTGAAAGATTTCGCCACCATCGTCGAGGATGAGTTCGCGGTGATGAGCGCGGCTACCACCGATGAGCTCACCGGGTTGTTTAACCGCCGCGGTTTCGACAGCCTGGCGAAGTTTGCCATTTACGGCGCTCGCCGCCGGGCGGAGCCGTTAACGCTGGCGTGGATCGATCTGGATAACTTCAAAGAGATTAATGATACCTGGGGACATGCCGAAGGCGATGAAGCGCTGAAAGCGATGTCTTCGGTGATGACTGCCAGCCTGCGTGAAGCCGATCTGCGGGTACGTTATGGCGGTGACGAATTCGCCATTGTCTTTTCCGATACCGACGAGCAGGGGGCGTGGATCGCTATGCAGCATCTGGTCGAACAGGTTGAGGCGTGGAATCAGACTTCCGGAAAAGCGTGGAAGCTGCTCTTTTCCTGGGGCGTGAGCGAGTTTGATCACAACGGTAATGGCGGGCTGCACCCGTGGATTAAAGACGCGGATCAAAAAATGTACGCTATGAAAACACGTAACAACCGCACCCGTTAA